A stretch of DNA from Fibrobacter sp. UWB11:
TCATCCGGAACATCAGACGGATTGATTTCGCTAAAGAGGCCGCGAACGCTCATCTTGTTTTCGGCAACCCAGCGGCGGTAAGGCTTGCTACGTGCCACCTGAGCCTTCATTTCGGCGTTCTTCAAAATTCTGTGGTTTTCCAAATCCAAGTAAATAATTTCACCTGGTTTGAGGCGGCCCTTTTCTTCGACTTCATCATCGCGCAAATCGAGCACACCCGTTTCAGAAGCCATCACGAAAAGGCCGTCTTTACATAAAGTGTAACGTGCCGGACGAAGACCGTTACGGTCGAGAATTGCGCCAGCGTTCACGCCATCGCTAAATGCCACGGCGGCCGGTCCATCCCACGGTTCCATCAACATGGATTCATATTCAAAGAAGCCACGCACATCGCGGCCGAGGTAATGCTTCTGGCCCCAAGCCTGCGGCATGAGCATCATCATCGCATGCGGAAGGCTACGGCCCGCAGCGACGAGAAGTTCAAACATGTTATCAAGGCTAGCAGAGTCGCTCTGTCCACCCGGAACGAGCGGCAAAAGTTTCTTGATATCGTCGCCGATAATTTCGCTCTTCAAGTGCGGTTCACGAGCGCGCAAGCTGTTGAGGTTACCGCGAAGCGTATTGATTTCACCGTTGTGAGCCAAGTAACGGAACGGATGGGCAAGCGGCCAAGTCGGGAACGTGTTGGTAGAATAACGCTGGTGAACAAGCGCAATCGGGGATTCAAAATCGAGGTCGTTCAAGTCCTTGTAGAAGCCTTCGATCTGGCTTGCAAGCAAAAGACCCTTATAAACAATGCTACGGCGGCTGCAGCTGCAAACATACAATCCGTTGCAAGCCTTTTCAATCAGGCGGCGAACCACATAAAGCTTAATATCAAAAGCCTGGTCCGTCTCAAAAGCAGAGCCGTCAAAGAACACTTGGCGGATATGCGGCAAAGTTTCGCGAGCCGTGCGACCGATCTTGGCAGGATTTACCGGCACTTCGCGGAACTGGAGAACCTTCACGCCTTCAGCTTCGGCAACTTCACGAATCTTAGCGTCAAAGGTATCCGCTTCAAGCGTGTTCTCGACAAAGAACATTGCCACACCGTAACGCGCCGGAAGTTCCGGGTACAACTTGCGGAAGAACTTGTGCGGCATAGAAAGCAAAAGACCCGCACCATCACCAGTTTCCGGGTCTCCACCTGCTGCACCGCGGTGCATGAGTCTCTTCAATACGGTAATACCCTGCAACACAATCTGGTGCGAGGCAACATTATTTATATTAGCGACCAAGCCGACACCGCAGGCGTCGTGTTCGTTAATCGGGTCGTAAAGTGCTTGAGCTTTCATAAAATTCCTTTTCTAATTTTTTGCGACCACATTATGCAAAAACTGTGCCAAGACATAGGCTCAATACAAAACACACGTATCAATTAGTGAAAAAGCGGTTAAAAATGTAAAACCTGAATCAAAATCGAGAAATCAGTCAAATTAGCTATTACAATTTCTGAAAATAAACATTCGAGTTTTACAATTAGTGTAATTATTGATAGATTTCAAGCTCCAAACAGCCCCGCCGAACACCTACACGACGTAGGCCTCTGTACAAATCCTTGCATTGGCATTATTTTTGCAACGCCTTACGACAATTTTCACCTTTTTTCAAATTGGCATCCTTGCGGATGCATTTAGTCCCACCTTTTACTAAATTTGCATCCTCACGGATGCATTTAATACGGCTCGGTCATGTCAAAGCACAAATGCTTTGACGCGACTCTCACCTTTAATTAAATTTGGCGCCATGATTAATTTTATCAAATCCGTCTATTCCGGCCTTTGCATCGGCCTCGGCGGTACAGCATTTCTCTCTTGTGACAATAAAATTTTGGGATCGTTCCTTTTCGGTCTTGGACTTTTCACCATCCTGAATTTCGGATTCAACCTTTTTACGGGCAAAGTCGGATACTTTGTCAACAAGAGACCCAACTACTGGGGATTCCTCGTCATCGTCTGGCTCGGCAACTTCGTCGGAACATTCCTGTTTGCAAAAATGATGGCCGCGACCCGCTACGGCGAGGCACTCCAAGCCAAAGCAAACGCACTTTGCATTATTAAAGATAGTGACAGTCCCTTAAGCCTTGTAGTGCTCGGCATCTTTTGCGGCATGCTCATGTTCATCGCGGCCGACGGTTACAAGACCATCGAAAATCAGGTCGGAAAAGTCTTCACCGTGTTCCTCCCCGTCATGGTCTTCATCTTGAGCGGATTCGAACACTGCATTGCAGACATGTTCTATTTCTCGCTCGCGAGCGACTTCTCTTTGACAATGTTCAAAGCGCTTTTCGCCATCACAATCGGTAACACAATTGGCGGCGGGCTCATCCCGCTTATGCAAAAGCTGAAAGACAAAGCCCCGAACATTTAAATGCATAAAACGGCCGGGACATCCCGGCCGATTTTGTAATCAGTTTAAACGTTATCCAAGACGCGCGTTCACAACGTCCCAATTTACAATGCTCCACAGAGACTTCAAGTAATCCGGACGGCGATTGCGATAATCTATATAATAGGCATGTTCCCACACGTCAAACGTTAAAAGCGGCGTGAGCCCCTTGGTAATCGGGTTTTGCGCGTTACCTTCTTGCGTGATTACGAGCTTACCCGAAGCATCGGCAGAAAGCCAAACCCAACCGGAGCCAAAAAGCCCAGCACCCTTCGCCTGGAATTCTTCCTGGAATTTTTCGAAGGAACCAAAATCACGGGCAATCGCATCGGCAATTTTTCCCGTCGGAACATTCCCTTCCTTGGGGGCCGCAAACTGCAAGAAATACATGGCGTGATTCAGAATCTGGCCAGCGTTATTGAAAACGCCCCCATCAGCAGTCTTTACAATTTCTTCTAAAGACTTGCCCTCGAACGCACTTCCCGGAAGGGCTGCATTCAAGTTATTCACGTAAGTTTGCAAATGCTTGCCATAATGAAACTCAATCGTTTCGGCGCTCAAGACCGGAGCCAAATCAGTTGCAGCATACGGAAGAGACGGCATTTCAAATTTACCGTTGATGGGTTGAGTCATAGAAAACCTCGCTTTTTTTTTCGAGCCGACACCGGCGTAATCTTTTTGTAATATATATAAGATTTTGGAGAATGGAGAAAATCACCCCTAAAGGTTACCAAATAAATGATAAAATTCTAAGGAATAACAAAGCTACACAAAATGTAAAACGACTTTTTTCTCTACTCTTTCGTCATTTTTGCTAAATTCGCCCTCATAATTGACAATATTTGCGTAGCAAACTTATCGAATCAAGACAGGGATAACCTTCCACAAATACGTTATTTACATATTTTGTAATTTCACCTATAATTTTTCATAATCTGTAATTTTCAAAACACGAAATAAAAGCTCATCAAATTTTCATTTTTCGTTTTCGTGCAAATTTCGCGGTTTTACAGGCAAATTTCCGAATTGGCACACTTTTCGCTTATAAGGCTGCGAAAAAAAACTTAAGGAGATTGCCATGAGCAACGAATACAGATTAAAAGCTATCAAGGAAATCGCAAGTGAAAACGCAACGGGCGTAATGCCGGCAGCACCTGCAAACATCGACTTTTACGGCGAAGACGTTTTCAACGCCGAAGCGATGCGCACCTACCTTCCGAAAGACATTTGCAAAAAGCTCTTCGCTACTATTGATGGTGGCGCACCGCTCGACCCGAGCATCGCTGGCGAAGTTGCACACGCTATGAAAAAGTGGGCCATCGATCGCGGTGCCACTCACTTCACTCACTGGTTCCAGCCTCTTACTGGTTCTACTGCAGAAAAACACGACTCCTTCCTTGAACCCGAAGATGGCAAAGCCATCCTCGCGTTCAGCGGCAAGAACTTGATTGTTGGCGAACCGGACGCATCTTCCTTCCCGAGCGGCGGCCTTCGCTCTACGTTTGAAGCTCGTGGTTACACCGCTTGGGACCCGACTTCCCCGGCTTTCATCAAGCGTCACGGCAACGGCGCAACCCTTTGCATCCCGACTGCATTCTGTAGCTATACTGGTGAAGCACTCGACAAGAAGACTCCGCTCCTCCGCTCCATCCAAGCTTTGCAGAAATCCGCCGACCGCCTCATGGGCCTCTTCGGTGTCGCTCCGCAGAAGGTCACCGTCACGCTCGGTGCCGAACAGGAATACTTCCTCGTCGACAAGCGCTTCTATCTCCAGCGCCCGGACCTCTACCAGGCTGGCCGCACCTTGTTCGGTGCCGCTCCGGCTAAGCACCAGCAGATGGAAGACCACTACTTCGGTAGCATTCCGTCCCGCATTTTGAACTTTATGAACGATGTGGAAAAGGAACTCTGGAAGCTCGGCATTCCGGCAAAGACCCGCCACAACGAAGTCGCTCCGGCTCAGTTCGAACTCGCTCCGATGTTCGAAGAAGTGAACCTCGCTTGCGACCACAACATGCAGATTATGGAAGTCCTCCGTCAGGTTGCTGACCGCCACGGACTCGTCTGCCTCCTCCACGAAAAGCCGTTTGCAGGCATCAACGGTTCTGGTAAGCACAACAACTGGTCTGTGAACTATGGTAAGACCAACCTCTTGAACCCGGGTAAGGACCCGCACCAGAACGCCATCTTCCTCACCACGCTCTGCGCTGTGATTTACGCCGTCGATACTCACGCTGACCTGCTCCGTATGGCTGTTGCAAGCGCTGGTAACGACCACCGCCTTGGCGCAAACGAAGCTCCTCCGGCAATCATCTCCATGTACCTCGGTGACCAGCTTGCTGACGTCGTCGACCAGCTCGAAAAGGGCGATCCGAAGTCCAGCAAGCAGGCTGGCGCTCTTAAGCTCGGTTCCGACACTCTCCCGCCGCTCCCGCGCGACGCCACGGACCGCAACCGTACTTCTCCGTTCGCCTTCACTGGCAACAAGTTCGAATTCCGTGCACCGGGTTCTAGCCAGAGCTGCTCTGAACCGAACGTCATCCTCAACACGATCGTTGCCGAAGCATTCGACATCATCGCAGACAAGCTCGCCAACGTTCCTGCAGAAAAGTTCCACGAAGAACTCCAGAACCTCTTGCAGAAGATTGTCAAGGAACACAAGCGCGTTATCTTCAACGGCAACGGTTACACGGACGAATGGGTCGAAGAAGCTGCAAAGCGCGGCCTCCCGAACACCCGCACCACCATGGAAGCCCTCCAGGCACTCAACAAGAAAGAAAACGTCGCCCTCTTCGAAAAGTACGGCGTGTTCAACAAGCGCGAACTCGATTCCCGCTACGAAGTCAACATGGAAGACTACCACAAGAAGATTCACATCGAAGGCGAAATCGCTCGCGACATGGCGAAGGACATCATTCTCCCGCAGGCCATCGAAGCTTACTCCGCTGCTCTCAAGGCAAACGAAATGGCTCTGAACCAGGGCTTCCCGGCTCTCGATTCTTACGCCAAGCCGCTTGGCGAAGGTATCAAGAAGCTCCTCGCTGCAATCGAAGTGATGGAAAAGGCCCTCGCCGGGAAGCACGAAGATATCTTGAACGGTATGCTCGACCTCCGCTTGATCGTGGACTCTCTCGAAAAGATCGTCCCGGACGAAAAGTGGCCGCTTCCGAAGTACCGCGAGATGTTGTTCATTTACTAATTCATCTACTAATTAATTTCGAACCTCATAAATGCAGTCCGTCGGTCAAAAGCCGACGGATTTTTTGTGTAGCCAACGAAAAACCCGCAACCCCATCACCGCACGAATTAATCACCACCCCACCAACCATTCAACACATAAAAAAAAGCCGTGCATCGCGAAATGCACAGCCTTATAGTCAACAGAGTTTTTGAATTTTTTATTAGCGCCCAGATTTAATCCCGAGCTTATTCATGCGGTAATTCATCATACGCGGAGAAACGCCCAAATCGCGCCCAGCTGCCGAGATATTACCATCATTACGCTTGATTGCTTCAGTAATGATTTCACGTTCATAATTTTCCATCATCACTTCAAGCGGTGCAATCTTATCGTTCGGAGCACCAATCGTACCGACGCTCAAACTTGTCTGCAGTGAAGGCGGCAAGTTATAGCTATGGACACAATCATCGGTAGCCGTAAGCACAGCACGTTCAATGCAGTTTTCAAGTTCACGAACGTTGCCCGGCCAATGATAGCTCATAAGCAAATTGATTGCCGTTGTCGAAAGGCGCTGTACCTTCTTGCCGTAACGCAGATTCATCTTTTCAATAAAGTGTTCTGCAAGCAAAATAATATCAGATTTGCGCTTCGCCAAATCAGGCATCGTGATCGGGAAAATGTTCAAACGGTAGAAAAGGTCTTCGCGGAACTTGCCCTGAGAGATAAGCTCTTCAAGATTACGGCTCGTTGCCGCCAAGAAGCGCACATCAGAATGGAGTTCTTCATTGCTACCGACACGGCTAAAAGTACGTTCCTGCAAAAAGCGCAACAACTTGACCTGAGTTTGCATGGTCAAATCGCCAATTTCATCGAGGAACAGTGTTCCCCCATCTGCAGCTTCAGCACGGCCAATACGGCGATTCAATGCTCCCGTAAACGCGCCCTTTTCATGTCCGAAAAGTTCGCTCTCGACAAGATTTTCCGGGAGCGCAGCGCAGTTGAGCGTAATAAACGGTTTGTCCTTTCGACCTGACAAGTTCACGATAGCGCGGGCAATCATTTCCTTACCCGTACCGCTACCGCCTCGAATCAACACCGTTGCATCACTCGGAGCCACCTGACGCACTTGTTCGTACACCTGGCGCATTTCACGGCAATTACCCACAAGTTCGCCGGGATTGTTCGAAAGCATATCGCGCAACTTGCGGTTTTCTTCGAGCATCGCCTCACGTTCGCCGTGAAGTTCAATACATTCGTTTGCAGCATCGCCCGTAATATTTGCAATAATTTCGAGCAACGCCACATCGCGATCCAAGTCGGTCGAACCATCTACCGGACGGTCAATCGAAAGCGTTCCGATAACATGTCCATCATGAATCAGCGGCACACAGATAAACGCCACCTGAGATTCGTAATGGCGGCTCCCCGTACGGTTCAAGAATCTGGAATCCTTGCGTAAGTCCGGAATTACATGGCTCAAGCCGCGTTCTGCGACATGTCCCGTAATACCTTCACCCATTCGATAAGAGCCACGCTGTTTTTCAGATTCATCAAGTCCGCGCGAAGCCTCAATTTTCAGGGTATCGCCAAAGAGCAGCGCAAACGTACCGCGCAGCATTCCAAGTTCAGATTCCAAAATGCCAAGCACATTCTCGAGCAACTTTTCAACATCACGCTCGTGAATAATCGCAACGCTAATCTTTTGGATTACCGAAATTTCTGGACCTATAGAAGTGGGCATGGTCATAAGATAGTAATTCGTATTTGCGCCTTCAGCGCGGTTACTAGTTAATAGTTATCAGTTACAAGAATTTTTAAGACCTATTTTACAACCGTTCTCTGATTCTTCTCAGCGCTTCGCAGGTGCGTTCGTAATCGCCAAAAGCAGTCAAGCGGAAGTAACCTTCGCCACACGGGCCAAAGCCACTTCCCGGCGTACCCACGACTTCGCAAGTAGCAAGCAGGCGGTCAAAGAAGTCGAACGATTTTTCACCATCTGGAATCTTCCACCAAATGTACGGAGCATGCTCACCGCCGAACACCGTGTAGCCGGCCGCAGTCAATTCCTGACGAATCACGCCAGCCGTGCGCATATAACCGGCAATCACTTCCTTCGTCTGTTGCCAACCCACCGGAGAATAAATCGCTTCAGCAGCACGCTGAGTCACATAGCTCACACCATTGAACTTGGTGCACTGGCGACGATTCCACATCGCATGGAGCTTCGAAAGTTCGTGCGGAATGACCGTATAAGCGCAACGCACGCCCGTAAAGCCTGCCGTCTTGCTGAAGCTACGGAATTCAATCGCGCAAGTACGAGCACCCGGAATTTCAAAAATCGAATGCGGGAGCGTTTCGTCCTGAATGTAGCAGTTGTAGGCGCCATCAAACAAAATCAGCGCTCCGTTTTCGTTTGCGTAGTTGACAAACTTCTGGAGCGTTTCGCGAGTGAGCACCGTACCCGTCGGGTTGTTCGGGCTGCAAAGGTAAATCAACTGCACCGGATTTTTCGGCAAGTCCGGCTGGAAATTGTTTTCGGCCGTCGAAGCAAGGTAAGTTACTTCCGAGAAATGACCATCTGCCTGAAGAACACCCGTACGTCCAGCCATCACATTCGAGTCCAAATAAACCGGGTAAACAGGATCAGGAATTGCAATCTTTACATTTTCTGAAAAAAGTTCCTGAATGTTCGCCACATCGCACTTGGAACCATCGCTCACAAAAATATCGTTCGGGTCCATCTCGATGCCGCGAGCCGTGTATTCGCCACGAACAATTGCCTCGCGCACAAAATCATAACCCTGTTCCGGACCATAACCGCGGAAAGTACCCTTCACCGCCATTTCGTCAACAGCGGCATGCATGGCCTTGATGACCTCGGGAATAAGCGGAGTCGTCACATCGCCAATGCCAAGACGGATGATATCCGCATTTGCATGCGAGCCCTGATATTCCTTGATTTTCTGGGCAATGGTCGAGAAGAGGTAGCTGCCAGGAAGGCGATCGTAGTAGGAGTTAATGTAAGATTCGTTCATAATTTGTTTGTTTTTTTTAAAGTTTCACGTCATTGCGAGCCAAAGGCGAAGCAATCCAGTTTTTAATCAATTGTCCCTTTAAAAACTTCTTCCGCAGGGCCAGTCATCAGCACAGGTCCATCTTCTTCGTGCTTGATGTGCAAAACGCCACCATCAAGAACAACATCAGCCTCGACGCCCACGCGGCCCGTGCGCTGGGCCGCAACGAGGGTGGCGCAGCTGCCAGTACCACAAGCCATCGTAACTCCGCACCCTCGTTCCCAAACCCGCATGCGGATTTGCGTGGGCGAAATCACTTGTGCAAATTCAATATTGCAACGGTCAGGGAACTGCTTATCGACTTCGAGAATACTTCCCCATTTTTCAAGTTGAATCTTTTCGATATCATCAACAAAAATGACCGCGTGCGGATTTCCCATAGAAACCGTCTCCGCGGTAAAATCATAACAGTCTGCCGTAAGCTTAATGGAGTCAAGGAACGCCCTCGGATGCCCCATGTCAACACACACGCGGCCATCGTCCAAAAGCGTCGGGCGAACAAGACCGCTCTTCGTGTGCAAATTGAAAACCTTCGTGTCTTCGGACTTTGCAAGACCGCGACTACGGATAAACTTCGCAACACAACGCGTGGCGTTCCCGCACATCGCCGCTTCCGAGCCATCGGCATTGAAAATACGCATTTCAAAATCGACGCCGTTTGCAACAGCCTTTGACGCAGGACCCGCACCACCGACACCATTAAGCACGAGGCACCCCTCGCCATCCATAGGAGTCACAAGGACCACACCATCGGCACCAATGCCAAAACGGCGGTCGCAAAGTTTAATGATACGCTGTTCAAATCCGCTGCCAAAATCCAGCGACTCACCCGGTTCCAGGAGAACGAAATCGTTACCTAACCCGGTCCATTTTGAAAAATTCATAAGCACAACCCATTGAAGGCGGTTAATTTATCGCCCCCAATATGCAAAGACCGTGCCAATTTTACAGAAATTGTTAAAAATGGCAATTTTACGCTAAAATCGGCATTTTTAAAGAATTTCAATGATTTTACAGAGACAATATTATTTACAAAATCTGTAAAATAGCATAAGACTATTTACATTTTATGTAAAATACATGAACAAGAAAGTGTAATACAAAAACGAATAGGATCTTAGGAACAATTCCCAAATTATACACTAAGGGTCAAATATTCCAATTTTCGGAATGGAACACGAAAACAGGAAACTCACATAAGGATTCTTTTTTTCGAAAAAATAACCAACTTCAATATTCAATATAAGCATCAAGTCCAAACGAACGGCTGCACCATAGTCGAATCCCGACGAAGAAAACCACCCCACCTGCGGGCCAACAGCAATGCCGAACAGGGAGTGCAAATACTCAATATTTGGATACAGCAAAACACCATGTTCATGGTCCTTGAAATCATATACATATCTAGTACGAACAAACCACACTAGCGCATCATCCGGCGCCCACATACCCTTTACATTCTCAGGGCGTTTCTGTACATAGATGAAGCTTGCCATAGACCACCATTCCACCCCAGCCACGAACATGCTTCCACCACCAATTTCAAAGCCAAGAGGTCTCGGTAAATAGTCCACTTTTTTCTCAGGCGGAGGCACAGCACCATCTTCTGCCATGGATACACCCGGCAAGAGCAAAGCAAAAAGAAGAACGAGAGTACGAATAAACTTCATTATGTTATGAATATAAAAAACTCTGGAATTTTAGATTCCAGAGATAAATGTTTTCAGGCCTGGATCCTTCGCCCCTTCGGGGCTCAGGATGACAATTGCGCGAATCTAGCCTTATTACGCCTTCACCGTCGTGAAGCTAAATGCTTCTCCATCAGCATCATTGGCTTCGAGACCATCAGCAGATGCAGCCCAGGCAATCTTCACAGCTTGAGTCTCCCCTGCAATATAAGCTTCATTCTCCGCAACGGCCTGCTTGAAGACGTCACTTGCAGAGAACAGCGTCACTTCGATCTTGTCGGTGATGGCGTAGTTCTGGTCCTTACGGCGGTTCTGGATGCGGTTCACGAGTTCGCGGGCCACGCAAGCACGGCGAAGTTCGTCCGTAATCTTGAGGTCCAGAGCCACGGTGAAGTGCTGGTTGGCTTCCACTGCCATGCCATCG
This window harbors:
- the dapF gene encoding diaminopimelate epimerase, giving the protein MNFSKWTGLGNDFVLLEPGESLDFGSGFEQRIIKLCDRRFGIGADGVVLVTPMDGEGCLVLNGVGGAGPASKAVANGVDFEMRIFNADGSEAAMCGNATRCVAKFIRSRGLAKSEDTKVFNLHTKSGLVRPTLLDDGRVCVDMGHPRAFLDSIKLTADCYDFTAETVSMGNPHAVIFVDDIEKIQLEKWGSILEVDKQFPDRCNIEFAQVISPTQIRMRVWERGCGVTMACGTGSCATLVAAQRTGRVGVEADVVLDGGVLHIKHEEDGPVLMTGPAEEVFKGTID
- a CDS encoding formate/nitrite transporter family protein encodes the protein MINFIKSVYSGLCIGLGGTAFLSCDNKILGSFLFGLGLFTILNFGFNLFTGKVGYFVNKRPNYWGFLVIVWLGNFVGTFLFAKMMAATRYGEALQAKANALCIIKDSDSPLSLVVLGIFCGMLMFIAADGYKTIENQVGKVFTVFLPVMVFILSGFEHCIADMFYFSLASDFSLTMFKALFAITIGNTIGGGLIPLMQKLKDKAPNI
- a CDS encoding superoxide dismutase yields the protein MTQPINGKFEMPSLPYAATDLAPVLSAETIEFHYGKHLQTYVNNLNAALPGSAFEGKSLEEIVKTADGGVFNNAGQILNHAMYFLQFAAPKEGNVPTGKIADAIARDFGSFEKFQEEFQAKGAGLFGSGWVWLSADASGKLVITQEGNAQNPITKGLTPLLTFDVWEHAYYIDYRNRRPDYLKSLWSIVNWDVVNARLG
- a CDS encoding glutamine synthetase III; translated protein: MSNEYRLKAIKEIASENATGVMPAAPANIDFYGEDVFNAEAMRTYLPKDICKKLFATIDGGAPLDPSIAGEVAHAMKKWAIDRGATHFTHWFQPLTGSTAEKHDSFLEPEDGKAILAFSGKNLIVGEPDASSFPSGGLRSTFEARGYTAWDPTSPAFIKRHGNGATLCIPTAFCSYTGEALDKKTPLLRSIQALQKSADRLMGLFGVAPQKVTVTLGAEQEYFLVDKRFYLQRPDLYQAGRTLFGAAPAKHQQMEDHYFGSIPSRILNFMNDVEKELWKLGIPAKTRHNEVAPAQFELAPMFEEVNLACDHNMQIMEVLRQVADRHGLVCLLHEKPFAGINGSGKHNNWSVNYGKTNLLNPGKDPHQNAIFLTTLCAVIYAVDTHADLLRMAVASAGNDHRLGANEAPPAIISMYLGDQLADVVDQLEKGDPKSSKQAGALKLGSDTLPPLPRDATDRNRTSPFAFTGNKFEFRAPGSSQSCSEPNVILNTIVAEAFDIIADKLANVPAEKFHEELQNLLQKIVKEHKRVIFNGNGYTDEWVEEAAKRGLPNTRTTMEALQALNKKENVALFEKYGVFNKRELDSRYEVNMEDYHKKIHIEGEIARDMAKDIILPQAIEAYSAALKANEMALNQGFPALDSYAKPLGEGIKKLLAAIEVMEKALAGKHEDILNGMLDLRLIVDSLEKIVPDEKWPLPKYREMLFIY
- a CDS encoding sigma 54-interacting transcriptional regulator, whose product is MPTSIGPEISVIQKISVAIIHERDVEKLLENVLGILESELGMLRGTFALLFGDTLKIEASRGLDESEKQRGSYRMGEGITGHVAERGLSHVIPDLRKDSRFLNRTGSRHYESQVAFICVPLIHDGHVIGTLSIDRPVDGSTDLDRDVALLEIIANITGDAANECIELHGEREAMLEENRKLRDMLSNNPGELVGNCREMRQVYEQVRQVAPSDATVLIRGGSGTGKEMIARAIVNLSGRKDKPFITLNCAALPENLVESELFGHEKGAFTGALNRRIGRAEAADGGTLFLDEIGDLTMQTQVKLLRFLQERTFSRVGSNEELHSDVRFLAATSRNLEELISQGKFREDLFYRLNIFPITMPDLAKRKSDIILLAEHFIEKMNLRYGKKVQRLSTTAINLLMSYHWPGNVRELENCIERAVLTATDDCVHSYNLPPSLQTSLSVGTIGAPNDKIAPLEVMMENYEREIITEAIKRNDGNISAAGRDLGVSPRMMNYRMNKLGIKSGR
- a CDS encoding LL-diaminopimelate aminotransferase — encoded protein: MNESYINSYYDRLPGSYLFSTIAQKIKEYQGSHANADIIRLGIGDVTTPLIPEVIKAMHAAVDEMAVKGTFRGYGPEQGYDFVREAIVRGEYTARGIEMDPNDIFVSDGSKCDVANIQELFSENVKIAIPDPVYPVYLDSNVMAGRTGVLQADGHFSEVTYLASTAENNFQPDLPKNPVQLIYLCSPNNPTGTVLTRETLQKFVNYANENGALILFDGAYNCYIQDETLPHSIFEIPGARTCAIEFRSFSKTAGFTGVRCAYTVIPHELSKLHAMWNRRQCTKFNGVSYVTQRAAEAIYSPVGWQQTKEVIAGYMRTAGVIRQELTAAGYTVFGGEHAPYIWWKIPDGEKSFDFFDRLLATCEVVGTPGSGFGPCGEGYFRLTAFGDYERTCEALRRIRERL